In Beutenbergia cavernae DSM 12333, the DNA window CGATGCGGCGGGCCGAGCGTCCAGCCCGTCCAGGGTGTGCGATCCGTGGCCCACCGTCGGCGGCTCCTCCCGCCGAGCCGCCTACGCTTCCACAGATCGGTTGCGCGCATCAAGGAATCGCGTCGGACGTCAGGCTGGGCGGCGGGCGGCTGCGCGCGCGAGGATGTCCCGCATGGCCCTGCCGCTGACCTCGCCGATCGACCCGATGCTCGCCAAGTCCGTGCGCGGCGTTCCCGACGCCGACGCCGTCCCCGGCGGGTACGCGTACGAGCCGAAGTGGGACGGCTTCCGCACGATCGTGTTCGCCGACGACGGCGACGTCGAGCTGCAGAGTCGCAACGGCAAGCCGATGACGCGGTACTTCCCGGAGATCGTGGACGCCGTGAAGGCGGAGCTGCCGGCGCGGTGCGTGGTCGACGGCGAGGTCGTGCTCTCGCGCGGCGGACGCCTCGACTTCGAGCTCCTCGGGCAGCGCATCCACCCGGCGGCGTCGCGCGTGAAGATGCTCGCGGAGCACGCGCCGGCCGCGCTGGTGGTGTTCGACCTGCTCGCGCTCGGCGACGACGACCTCACCCAACGCCCGTTCGCGGAGCGCGCGGCCGCCCTCGACGAGCTCGGCCTCGACGGCCCGTCCGTCCACGTCACGCCGCGCACGCGCGACGCCGACGTCGCCCGCGAGTGGTTCACGACGTACGAGGGGGCGGGGCTCGACGGCGTCGTCGCCAAGCCGCTGGACGGCGCGTACGAACCCGGGAAGCGCGCGATGCTCAAGATCAAGCACGAGCGCACGGCCGACGTCGCCCTCGCCGGGTACCGCCTCCACAAGACGTCGACCGACGAGCGGCCGCTCATCGGTTCCCTCCTCCTCGGCCTGTTCGACGACGGCGGCGACCTGCGGTTCGTGGGCGTCTCGGCGTCGTTCCCGGCCGCCCGCCGGGCCGAGCTGTACGACGAGCTGCAGGAGCTGCGCGTGGGCGAGGGGGACGAGCACCCGTGGGGCAACTGGCAGCAGCCCGAGGGCAGCAGGCGGCCCGGCGCCGTGTCGCGGTGGAACGCCGGGAAGGACCTGTCGTTCACCGCGCTGCGCGTGGAGCGCGTGCTCGAGGTGGGCTACGACCACATGGAGGGCGACCGGTTCCGCCACACGGCGCAGTTCAAGCGCTGGCGCCCGGACCGGGAGCCGACCTC includes these proteins:
- a CDS encoding ATP-dependent DNA ligase, with amino-acid sequence MALPLTSPIDPMLAKSVRGVPDADAVPGGYAYEPKWDGFRTIVFADDGDVELQSRNGKPMTRYFPEIVDAVKAELPARCVVDGEVVLSRGGRLDFELLGQRIHPAASRVKMLAEHAPAALVVFDLLALGDDDLTQRPFAERAAALDELGLDGPSVHVTPRTRDADVAREWFTTYEGAGLDGVVAKPLDGAYEPGKRAMLKIKHERTADVALAGYRLHKTSTDERPLIGSLLLGLFDDGGDLRFVGVSASFPAARRAELYDELQELRVGEGDEHPWGNWQQPEGSRRPGAVSRWNAGKDLSFTALRVERVLEVGYDHMEGDRFRHTAQFKRWRPDREPTSCTYAQLDEAVGYDLAELLPGAPTAAPGFTGAL